The Sabethes cyaneus chromosome 1, idSabCyanKW18_F2, whole genome shotgun sequence DNA segment GCATGGATCAATCCCGATTGCTGCAGTTCTCGAATTTCTTTGTGTCTCATTCATTACTAATTGGTTTTTCATGGTGGCGACTTGCACGGCGTGCAGCACCAACTCGCTGTTTCGCCGGAAGACCAACGAAGCTCACAAGAGCCTTTCTGCTTTGTCAGCACGTGACCTTCCACCGCGGTACGGGTTACCTGATCTccgccaaggttgctcgtatctcgTACCAACCGGGGAGATAGGCCTTTTTTGTTGATTATTTGGCGTTTTTACAACGtgttttcatcacattttttcgtctgttttcATCGTCACTTTGCCCGCTCTCTaatcatctttcatttttcgttgcCTTCACCACCTTCATTTATCTGCAGTCCTTTCGTCACCTTATTGTTCTATTTTCAACGCCTTTCTGTCGTctatcatatttttgtttttcttctatgtatacgtcgtatttttgtcatctctctgtcatATTATGGGCGTCTTTTTATGATCTTTTCGCcatgatttttttaattttcgtccTACGGCTATTTTGGCGCCTTTTCTACGTCATTTTGTCATATTATCATCGTCTTTTATCGTCGTTTCGCCTTCTGTTTGTTTTCGACCTCTTTTGACATTCTTACGGTCGTCCTATTTTTTATCTTGCGAGCGACCTTCCGACAGTTAACCAAAACATTCGCAatggcggacgaaaacatgcgtgtagggatgtttttgagttctttcttcgttttatttaacaATTCCTCCTCAgctttcgcgacaaaattgttggagtagatcttacgcttcagatTTTCCCAAAAATTCTCAATGGGGCGTAACTAGGATCCGCTGGGCGTGTCCGCCGTCTTCGACATTCAGCCGATGTCAGATCCAGCCAGAACACCACATGCaacttcgtactataaatttccccgttcacggccagtccggagcgaaagaagaaTTGGTTTGACATCtccttctcgctgattgtcagccacagcagcaccttcttggggaacttggtgtgtgaaatgaacttcacctcggagctcacttccttcgtgggggaagtaaaagacgaagtgccctgccagtcgttgccatccaagGTGACAGACGCTGCATCGTtcatcaccaccgccacgtcgcgAATCGCCGGGACGTTGTCGCTGCGccattgcctgcagctccgagaccagtggacgggactgccgcttcctgacatgtatgtccatgttcgccaggtgctttttcactgtttgaccggttgcaccgacctcccgGCCAAGGGCACGCAACGATGTAGCCactcggtcttcctcttcagcatccttcGGAGCTTCCTGTCGCTCAGGATCGTCGGCCGTCCGGAActgggctttctttcgatgcactgattgttttccaatgtgttgtAGACGGCGGAACTAAATTGTTTGTCGCTGTTTCCAcgtcttttcgtcatattttaatgttatttccgcgttttttgtaatctttcgctgtcttttttcgtattttcgcCGCCCAACCCTGGTTGTTCTGAACCGCGCAGCCGCCAtgaattttccaacacaaacaaccacgaATGAACCAAGTGGAAGAGAAATCTCAGACCATTAGCAACTTTTCAAGATTCGACCCATGGAACAAATTTGATCCTTCATCTATCTCTGGCATTTCTGGCAATGTCCAAAGATGGGTCTTCACAGTGAATTGAGCGCAGCGCAACGCACATGggtgttcgcggtagtcgacagaagccaTAAATCACAGAGTCGCCCCCCAAGCAGCACCCAATCTCCAAGACCGAACAGTTAGTGCGACCGCTACGTTAAAAAGTCGAAACGTTTTTCTCTGCCTTCTGAATTTATAACGTTAACTGGTGAATTTGTAATATTTTGCACCTACCTGTTTACAGCGGTTCACTTCACCTCTTCTCACCTTCTCCCTGGTTAGCTTTACCACAATTTCCTGTAGTTCGTCACATCACCTGAATTAGTTATATTGTTCTATATGGTTGTTGTTGTCACGTTGTATGATTAATTGATAATGTTGTCCAGATTCTTTTTTGGTTCAGGTTGTTTTAGATTGTCGACAATTGCCTTGGTCAAATTTCCAGCAAATAAagcaaactgaaagaaaaagaaaaacaaaacacctTGGTCAGTTGCTCTGGGTAGACTAGAATTTGCGATTCGACCAAGCCCCAAGCCAAAGCTGATCGCTCACCAAAAACCCGGAATCAAAAAAAATGTAGTCGAATCTTCAAACGTTTTGCTATCGAAATGCCAGCCTGTGCCAGGCCCAGAGAGCTTCCTGTGTGTTCTGCAAagtgccagttttgtgcgaatttgtaaACTACGGGACTTGCGCTACGTTACGTGATCAATAAAGAATCTGATTCGTGGCTGTAATTTGTCATTTTACATCGCAGTACAGTCGAAAAGCTACATCTACATGGATGGATAGAAGTCTTCTCAGCAACGATATCTAAGCAGAATTGCCATTGGAGGAATAGGTAACGACGAAACGAAACGATAACATAGATTTTCTTCGTTGAATGACAAATCTTTGTTTCGTTCTTATAGAAATGTCACtttcatataaaataaaaaaaaaccatttCAAAGTTTACTGCGATCATGGTTGAGGACTCTCCGTAAagagccaaacagaatgctgcgtcaacgcatccattagcatcattttgacagtaaacccatggaaaaactgtcagaataacgctgacggacgctttgacgcagcattctgtttggcccttaagacgtagtcctacgtcacatcCCACAAACGTTTAAGGAAAAATATGTTTCATCGGTTGATTCGATTCTTTTCATATTAGTTGTTGTACTAGTAGTAGGTactcattcaaaaaaaatttaaagtgTTTTGACATTATAATCCATCCATTTCACGCAAATCCTAATTTTAACGTGGCTTTTGAAATACACGTTGGCTCTTTACGAGTCGGAATTTAAGTTGCGGTGAGAAGCTGCTTAAGTGTGTTTGGTTTTGAATGATCCTTAGGCATTTTGAACCTAAACTGAATAAGATCAACAATGAAACTAATCCTACAAATACGTGCATATTCATTGCTTGATAAGCTGGTGCATCTCCAATCCCCCCAAAGCAGCAACAATTTGTGCacaaatttgcatgaaaatgCAAGTGTGGCCTGGTTCGCTCCAACATGGTCTAGCGGATGCTTGGAATGAGTGGCATCAACATCATCAGACTCAGCacgcaaataaaaaacaaagtttGCCTATTCAACTGTTGATAGTAGGTTGGGTACACACAGCAACGCTGCTGAGCTGTACAGTAAAACAAGAACCTCCCCGCAAACATGAGAAAAAAAGCTGTACCTACTAGGTTATACTGCTCTTTCACTCTGAAAGCGCTCGCTTTGATTGTAATCCACTAGCAAAGTAGGCGCGAGGCGCCTACTTCATAGGGGATAAAAATAGACTGCTACAAAATTGTCTGAACATGCTGCCAGCCAGGGCAGTACATGGAATCTCTAATACTACATATCGATCGGCAACAATAACCGTTCCGTCGGCCGCGGGGCTGCCGGATCAGCTCAGGCGGCGGGGAAAGACCGATGCAATGCGTGCCATTACCACGCCACGAGACGCAGCAAAAACTAAGCAGACTCGGAGAGTCGGAGAAATGCTAATTATTTGTAAATTAAGTTACAGAATCTACTTTTTTTATAACCATTATTAAATGCACAGAAAGCATGCCCACCGTTTCGAATGCAGCAGCAGCGAGCACAGTATAAAGTTGATTGCGGTTGCCCCATATGAAGCGTTCATTTCGCCTGCGCTTCACTCTGTTTCTGTTTCGCCACGGACGTAAAACGCACCAGCTAGCTGCACCCAGCCTACTACTACTGCGGAAATGGGAATTTTGCTTAAATTAATTATGATAATGTGCAAACTCTTCATCATCACTCTGCTGCTGCGGTTCACTTCATAATGCCATTCATTGCTTTGTTGGTGGTGCAGAAAAAAAAGCTGATCAAAGCAAAacctttttttgttgttgttgctcgGTCTTCTATACACTACACTGTTGTAGTCGCAATTAGAGATGCTAGCTGTGCGTTTTAGATGCTAATTTGTTTGGACATGCGATGCTTGCTTTCTTCGATGTGCGCGCTGCATTCGCTCGAAAAGACAAGCTCACATTAACGAGAACGGTTTTGGAATTGAAAATTCCAGTGTACGGATAGTTGTCTACATTTTGCTTGCTAGCCAGTTGCCATGGTTTCTTTGATAAACAACAAACGGGGCCAATTACCGATTGGCCACCAGTGATTTCAACCTTGATTTCCTTCTTGAGATAGGAAATAAATGGGCGTCTTGCGTTGTGCAACGCTGTTCAATCTAATCATTGTATTGTTACTAAGTAGCTAGCAAAAAAATAGTCACGTAAGCTTTAACTgttcatatttttttgtttatctttCTCATATGTTACTGCGCTAATACGCACAGCACTACAAGCCGACATTTGCCGGCAGCTTCTTCGTCTACACATCATTAATTCTTCCCCAACCTAATCGATCGCGTTTAATTTCCGTTCGAAGCCACGACGGAACGTCACGAATAGGATGAGCGCTGGGGAAACGCAGTGGAGGTTCCGGTCCATTGAATGGATGTGTTTTGGCAAGCTTTCGCGCTAGATATTCTTTAGAAACTTGCTTCGGGTCTCGGTATTTATCCATGTACAGGTTAAACGGCTTACGCAGCGGGAACCATTCCTGGTCACGCAAATAAGGCTCAGGGAAATCGTACTCAAACGTCGGATGTTTCATATCtaaaaaattgaatgaaatattaaaaattataaCGCAAAACTGTTACTTGCTAAACTTACTCAAAACGTTGTGATAAAAATCTATCAAACTTTTGTCCCAATCGGATTGGAAAAAGGCTAACCCCGCAGGGGTTATATCATCCTGATATTTCCGATAGAAATCCAATGTTCTGAACGTCCTAGCAGCTAGATCCACATTTTTCTCATCAATTTTAAACTCACTCATGTCTAACCGCTTTTCCTGCTTATACAAAACGAATATATGCCGATGAAAACCCGTACCCTTGGGTGGAATCGGCTGCAGATAGGGAATAATCTTGTCCCCTTTCGACAGGTCTCCATTGGGAATGTTGGCCCTATAAAACAACGTATCTATTTAGCATCACCACAACAGTATTAACGCTTTCAGGCAGTCAACTTACACAAACCAGTGACAATATTCGGCTTCACCATCACTCAAATGACCATCCGGGTTGGTCAAAACAAGCGTCCACCAGGAATCGGTCTTAACACTCGCCCCGGTTGACTGGAAGTCAAAGTTCGGATCGAATACAACCTCCGGTTGCCGGGTAGCTTCCGACGGTTTCAACACATTCCCGTAGTAAACCGGACTCGCAGTGTCCCCATTCGGAAAGGAAACCTTCAATTCCACTCTAGGCAGAAAGTACGCCGCTCCGAACAGATGCTCAAACACTCCGTAATGTTCCGCCAGTCGTCTCACGTGAAACGGGCCACTAGTTTTGAGCCAATCATTTTTAACTTGTTTAAGATCGAGGGCCACTAAAAATTACAGAACTTTTTCAGTAAACTTTGATACGCATAaaacaaaaccatttttttaCTTACGGCTTTGAGTGCGGGATGCTTTCTCCAGCTCTGGGTTGGCACGTTGTGCCTTAAGGTGCGTCAATCGCTCCTTCAGCAAGTCCGATCGGGCAGGTTTCAAATGCGGAAATCCTATGTTAATTTTGCGGGCCACCTCCGGATCGACAGCCCGTTCCtctaaaaaacaaaaagcaagCGAAATGAAGATTACGTATAGGGGACCGGGGCGGCCGGTCGGGGTCATACCTGCTAGCCGCTGTTCGAGAGTTTTTGCCACTCCGGGAGCCTTTCCGCGCAGCCGGTGTCCATGGCGAATGAAAAACTTAAGAGCGCCGCCGTTTACCCGTGCGGTATTTACAGCGGACAGCGATTGCACGATCATTGCCCTAATTTGCGAGTCTTTATGATTAACGTAATGAACAAAATTCGCgtgctaaaataaaaaattgaaatcgcGTAATGTTTTTATTTGCACGGTTTGACAGTTCTCGCCATGATGTCGGTGCCTGTCATAGCGTTTTTCATCAGCAAGGTGTGTTGAAAAAATCATCGGAatcaaagaaaatttaaaagccaGTGTTGCCACCTTGCAAtttggatttttaaatttaaatttcgtcaaaatattgtcaattgcaaggaaaattgtaccatccaaagtgcgatatcgctcataaaagtgctattttgcattaaatcgtttcggtatcttcggcgcactttttcgttatcttccaagcaataagtgcgccgaagataccgaaacgattaaatgtaaaatagcacttttatgagcgatatcgcactttggatggtacaattttccttgcaattaacAATATATTAAGTTTGAAGCTTTCTTTGTTTGACCGGATTATCCACCATTAATAACAAGACCTGTTGTCCCTACAAGATAAACACTTCCTTAAAAGAGCAAATGCTCACTTGAAGTGAAATTAATTAAACGGCGTtaacgagaaggaagcgtttcccaaggaacaaaacggcagcacttaaaagagcaggtgtggaataagagttgtgtggtagcatccggtgctgaataagcgaatttgctgaagtacgtgttgtttaaacgtcatatcccacatttttcctagcttctaatcaacatctacatgttgttatgtaagtgtggaataagagtcgaacaggcattgtgcaaacgtatcagcagcacagcTAAGACCAGGTGTGGAAAAccggtcgcttaaaagctaccgtatcagctaagagcaattgtggagtaaaagtggaataagagtggaataagcattgcgcaaacgtatcagcagtattacagaaagcacgtgtggaatagtagtggaataaggatggaataaacgtggcgcaaacgtatcagcagcattgctgagagcaagtgcagaataaaagtggaataaatgttgcgcaaacgaatcagcagcattgctgagagcaagtgtggaatagcGATGGAATAAAGGTcgaatgaaagttgcccaaacgcatcagctgcattgTTAAGAGAAATTGTGAAATATGtgtcgattaatcgtcgtacaaacgtataagtagcaccaccaagagcaggtgtggaataaaaagtGCTtcatggcagccaataacaccaacaacttgaatgacactttatactttacactttataatttagataaataaatttatattaggtacactttatttctttttttttacagattaagaatagaaaaaatttacACACACgaatctttgctggtcgtggcaatccttttatttgttgttgtctggacggtatgtatcttctccctcggcgtgtcgttatccctcgtccaaggcaaccagctctgcttgacgctttgcgagttactcacaatagatttgctcagcgagatgaattgTGTCGGGCTAAAGCTgccagaattgttatggtcgggtggcatagtggcgataccaccactgctggtagcgccgtaaTCGCTTGACCAGCTCCCGTTGCCGGTGTGCGAAAACCCCACTTCTCGTGTCATCCACTGCTGCTttgttttttggatgaaaaaaactaaatccgaccCGCTGACAAATATACGTACACAGACAGCGAGCCGCGACTTAAAGTAGCGATAAGCTCAGGAAGCAGTAttatctgcgtaaactaatgacggggtgacaaaagtactatTCCTCTGCGATACTAGCACGAACCACttctgctgttaactaatcactgctgctgctaactaatcacaTCACTACTAACTAACTGAACAATCGCACACAATGTTCGCAGCTAGCCGAAAGTTCTTAATTTCCAGTTTCCAGTGAATTTCACTCACtagcaccgctcaccgtcgtcaatattcaagagaaaaaaaaacctttgcgttgtgagtgtgttatgttgctggtcttgctggtggtacaagcgaaatactttagcacaaatagtttattaaatgtttaacatgtgcagaataaatacttctaaagcaatgttgtacagcagatgccaaacacgatttaagaaactactcttcagcgcttaaatgtattttaacccatttttgttccacgcttgacaaacttgAACTGGTAAATCCACATCGGccaaaaactcggcgcctgtcatatgtcacattacctcagatgtgttcgtcgatggcttccgaccgtcaggatgtaagttcgaatccggatgaatgaaaaaagtataatggcaggcttgataaattttgagtcaaccaacgATTTCCTTACTAAGTTtctcattaaattataaaaatacgaatacaaaagtgaacatgaaaataacgaaacccacaaaataaaataaaagtactTCCTGcctattttattctttttgcttgtctaaatgttgaactgctgtggaataaacgtagcttcagtaccattagcagcagtttaataaacatatctatgcgtactgaataaacgttttactatacgttgcataacagtcatacaaacgcatcttccacgcccatattcagcactgtgctgtttaaattctccaaaaccaactgtataagcattgaacagaggtgtttagatatactttaaaagcagctatacagcatgtgctgaataaaagctgtcggtgaaacgtttaataagcaaaaattgttccttgggttcAGGCGCAGCTGAAGGCAAGTACGACAGCAGCACGCCAGGGGATATCAAGATcaagtcatcggggatatgaatgtCCAGgt contains these protein-coding regions:
- the LOC128743325 gene encoding 39S ribosomal protein L38, mitochondrial; this translates as MIVQSLSAVNTARVNGGALKFFIRHGHRLRGKAPGVAKTLEQRLAEERAVDPEVARKINIGFPHLKPARSDLLKERLTHLKAQRANPELEKASRTQSLALDLKQVKNDWLKTSGPFHVRRLAEHYGVFEHLFGAAYFLPRVELKVSFPNGDTASPVYYGNVLKPSEATRQPEVVFDPNFDFQSTGASVKTDSWWTLVLTNPDGHLSDGEAEYCHWFVANIPNGDLSKGDKIIPYLQPIPPKGTGFHRHIFVLYKQEKRLDMSEFKIDEKNVDLAARTFRTLDFYRKYQDDITPAGLAFFQSDWDKSLIDFYHNVLNMKHPTFEYDFPEPYLRDQEWFPLRKPFNLYMDKYRDPKQVSKEYLARKLAKTHPFNGPEPPLRFPSAHPIRDVPSWLRTEIKRDRLGWGRINDV